A DNA window from Phoenix dactylifera cultivar Barhee BC4 unplaced genomic scaffold, palm_55x_up_171113_PBpolish2nd_filt_p 001077F, whole genome shotgun sequence contains the following coding sequences:
- the LOC103698956 gene encoding putative disease resistance RPP13-like protein 3 — MAEFLVAKVVFQLTNLLVQEAAFLRGVRDQVEWVKTQLQLLQVFLKDAESRRRRGDERVEIWIRQMSGVAYEIEDVIGTIKYMGERRHQRRGFMGTMSRYSHKPRELITLHEIGGKLEKIKEKIRGFSESRATYGIANLGKSSAVDQSGQSLRESSPHSDDDDIDVIGFENDKKELMCRLLDRNEKARCVISIVGMGGLGKTTLASKVYNDPAIKEHFDTSAWVSVSQSYRVIELAKDVMKKVMGIKKKKETTTGITEEDLEQMGEEEVREKLRDFLRDRKYLVVMDDVWSVDVWGQMYPFFPNGNNGSRILLTTREMEVANRARSSFPPYKLHTLDGTQSLELLCRKAFPLKQDVPADMKELAKRLAKRCGGLPLALVALGGLLSGKDSTYDAWWSVAQSMNWEDGPDGKKCFNILGLSYNDLPYLLKPCFLYIAAFPEDSIISASKLVRLWVAEGFIPEEQRRTMEETARVWLDNLVQRCMIQVVERSKAGGQVKSIRIHDLLREFGQSEARRDGFLQICSSDNMAVSIWSHRAAFHNRINDEVAVSSPHLRTLLGFNLILTNGRRFLNGLNLLRVLDLEGTRDLKELPKQIGSMIHLRYLGLRNTSLKRLPSSIRHLLNLQTLDVSGTYIYWLPKSFWKIRTLRHVYINLYMFLSAPIGGDHKNLQTLQIEESEFGLDAMDIVHLRGIRFIKKLVTTPSFTMEEIHKAVDRMFEESLEKALKQMDNLVSLSLILLERIIPGDVLFAQTPNLYQLRSLTLWGRLSLKQQQQCPDSSQFPPNLTKLVLIHSEFEQDPMPVLDKLPNLRLLQLNAYAYKGKSMSCSSTRGFPQLQQLVLFGVHSLEEWRVKAGAMPSLTHLTIAKCEKLKMLPEGLQHVTTLRELDLRDMSYEFNKRVRNEDAYKVRHIPSIHFDLPNEIEFM; from the coding sequence ATGGCTGAGTTTCTGGTTGCCAAAGTCGTCTTTCAGCTTACCAACCTTCTCGTACAAGAAGCTGCTTTTTTGCGTGGGGTGAGAGATCAGGTCGAATGGGTGAAAACACAGctgcagctattgcaagtttTCCTCAAAGATGCCGAGtccaggaggaggaggggagacgAAAGAGTGGAGATCTGGATAAGGCAGATGAGCGGTGTAGCATATGAAATAGAAGACGTCATAGGCACCATCAAGTACATGGGCGAGAGGCGACACCAAAGGAGAGGCTTCATGGGCACCATGTCAAGGTACTCTCACAAACCTCGTGAATTGATTACCCTACATGAAATTGGTGGTAAACttgaaaaaataaaggaaaagatcCGTGGTTTCTCTGAGAGCAGAGCCACATATGGCATTGCTAATCTAGGTAAAAGTAGTGCAGTGGATCAAAGTGGGCAATCACTCAGAGAATCCTCTCCtcactctgatgatgatgacatTGATGTTATAGGCTTCGAGAATGATAAGAAAGAATTAATGTGTCGATTGCTTGATCGGAATGAGAAAGCACGATGTGTAATTTCTATAGTGGGTATGGGTGGGCTAGGCAAGACCACCCTGGCAAGTAAAGTGTACAATGACCCTGCAATTAAAGAACATTTTGATACTTCTGCTTGGGTTTCAGTTTCTCAGAGCTACCGAGTTATCGAGCTAGCGAAGGACGTCATGAAAAAAGTAATgggaataaaaaagaagaaagaaacaactACAGGAATTACTGAAGAAGACTTAGAGCAGATGGGTGAAGAAGAAGTGAGAGAGAAGCTCCGTGATTTCCTAAGAGACAGAAAGTATTTGGTTGTGATGGATGATGTATGGAGTGTTGACGTTTGGGGACAAATGTATCCATTCTTTCCTAATGGAAACAACGGCAGCAGAATACTGCTTACTACCCGTGAGATGGAAGTTGCAAACCGTGCCAGGTCAAGCTTTCCTCCATATAAACTGCACACTCTGGATGGCACACAGAGTTTGGAACTCTTGTGTAGGAAGGCATTTCCACTAAAACAAGATGTCCCCGCTGATATGAAGGAATTGGCCAAGAGACTTGCAAAGAGGTGCGGTGGACTTCCTCTTGCACTGGTGGCGTTAGGGGGCCTTCTGTCAGGAAAAGATTCTACCTATGATGCATGGTGGAGTGTAGCTCAGAGCATGAATTGGGAAGATGGTCCAGATGGAAAGAAGTGCTTCAATATATTGGGCTTAAGTTACAATGACTTGCCGTATCTGTTAAAACCATGTTTTCTATACATCGCTGCGTTTCCAGAGGACTCCATTATCTCTGCTTCCAAATTAGTGAGGTTGTGGGTCGCCGAAGGTTTCATACCGGAGGAGCAGAGAAGGACAATGGAAGAAACTGCTAGAGTTTGGTTGGATAATTTGGTCCAGAGGTGCATGATCCAGGTTGTCGAGAGAAGCAAGGCTGGCGGGCAGGTTAAGAGCATACGCATCCATGATCTGTTACGGGAATTTGGCCAATCGGAAGCCAGAAGGGATGGATTTCTTCAAATTTGCAGCAGTGACAACATGGCAGTATCTATATGGAGTCATCGTGCGGCTTTCCACAATCGTATAAATGACGAGGTTGCTGTTTCCTCACCACATCTCCGCACTCTGCTGGGCTTCAATTTGATTTTGACTAATGGGAGAAGATTTTTGAATGGGTTAAACTTATTAAGGGTGCTGGATCTCGAGGGCACAAGAGATCTTAAGGAGTTACCGAAACAGATCGGCAGCATGATTCATCTACGATATCTGGGATTGAGAAACACTAGTTTGAAGAGACTGCCATCCTCCATCCGACATCTCCTGAATCTGCAGACTCTGGATGTGAGTGGTACATACATTTATTGGCTTCCGAAATCATTTTGGAAAATCCGGACACTGAGGCACGTATATATTAATCTATACATGTTTCTAAGCGCACCGATAGGTGGTGATCACAAAAACTTGCAGACTCTGCAAATCGAGGAGTCTGAATTTGGTCTGGATGCTATGGATATTGTCCATTTACGAGGCATAAGATTCATCAAAAAATTGGTTACTACACCAAGCTTTACTATGGAGGAGATTCACAAAGCAGTTGATAGAATGTTTGAGGAGTCACTCGAAAAAGCACTCAAGCAAATGGACAACCTCGTCTCGTTGTCTCTGATTTTGCTCGAACGTATAATCCCTGGGGATGTCCTTTTTGCTCAGACACCAAACCTGTACCAGCTCCGTTCATTGACATTATGGGGACGGTTGTCACTCAAACAACAGCAGCAGTGCCCAGATAGCAGTCAATTCCCGCCAAACCTCACCAAGCTCGTATTAATTCATTCTGAATTCGAGCAAGACCCAATGCCGGTGCTGGACAAGCTACCAAACCTCAGGCTTCTTCAACTAAATGCGTATGCATACAAAGGGAAGAGCATGTCATGTTCTTCTACTAGAGGCTTTCCTCAACTACAACAATTGGTATTATTTGGTGTCCATAGTTTAGAGGAATGGAGAGTGAAGGCTGGGGCGATGCCTAGCCTAACCCACTTAACTATCGCAAAATGCGAGAAGTTGAAGATGCTTCCTGAGGGATTGCAGCACGTGACCACACTTCGAGAACTGGACCTGAGAGATATGTCCTATGAGttcaacaaaagggtcagaaaTGAGGATGCGTACAAGGTCCGACACATCCCCTCCATTCATTTTGACTTGCCGAACGAAATTGAATTCATGTAA